AACACCCCTGTTGTGCGGATTCAACAGCAAGAACAAACTGTTGCTGTGACTCTCAATACTCTTCAGGGACAGGTGGAAGTATTTGGCGACTGGATTGTGGTGACAGTTCCTTGGAGTGTCTTGCGTCATTTGTCGATTGAAGTTCCGTTGTCACAGGTACAACGAGAGGCGATCGCTCGCTTGCCTTATGGGGTATCAATAAAGACTTTACTTCAGTACTCTCACCGTTTCTGGCGGCAATTAAATTGGGGGTTAGTCGTAGGAGACACACCTTATCAAACAGTCTGGGAATCTACAGTAGCTCAGGCTCAGGAAGCGGGAATTCTTGCTTGTACGAGTAGCGGGACACCTAGCCGAAATGTTGCAGGACACGCTGTTGAGTTAGCACAACAAACAGTATCTACGCTCTATCCAAATGCTCCGGAAGCGATCTCAACTGCAACTCATGACTGGGGTGCCGATCCTTGGTCGCAGGGTGCTTACTGCTACTTCGCTCCATCAGACTTGAAAACCTGGCGTTCTGACTTATCGTACTCTGCTGGACGACTCATTTTTGCAGGAGAACATACTGCTCCGGTTGAATTTTGTGGTTATATGGAGGGAGCGATTCGTAGCGGACAACGAGCAGCAGAGCAAATTTTAGCTTTCACTATTTGATATTAATAAAATTATGCTCCAATCCCGATGGTTTAAAATATTGCGTTCTCTGGGATTAGAGTTTTGGTTGCCTTTACCTCTGTTAGGATTAGCTTTTTGGTTGGGATGCGGGTTTGTGATGGATGGGGTGTTAACTCGCTCTCACCAAACCATGAGATACCTAAAGGTTGATGCTCAATTGACGAAGCAGCCTAACAGAACCGTGCTGTCAATCCAACCAGAAATCAACAAGCGTTTAGGTATTTCCAGAGTGAAAGTCAAGACAGATTCCCCAGTGGTCAAGGAATTACAATTTGAATTTTTCGTCACAGATTTAACTCAACTGGAAGCCGCAATCAGCCAAGAGTTAGGATTACCTGTTGAGGATGTGAGGAAATTGATGCAACATCAACCCCTGCGGCGAATTCAAAATTGAAGACTCACAGGTAAATCTGGTTTTAATTGGACTCTGGATTTTTTTTGAACTTTTGCACTAATAGTTGTACAGCCAAAGCCAACAGACCAACGGCGACGAGAGCAAATATTCCCGAACCCAAGGCGACTAAGCCGACTACCAATGTCCGAACGGCGGAGGTTAGTCTAACCACTAATTGATTATCTGAATGGATGGGTTTGTTCGCAAAACTTGTGGCGATCGCAATCATCAGCGAATATAGTGCGTATCCTAATCCCCCAGAAATTATCGCTCCAGTTACACAGCGTAACGGACTGGTTTGTACTTGTGCTTGAGCATCTGGTTGAGGAAGTGAATTTGGATCGGTCATACAATTTTGGATTTTGGATTTTACTTAAACTGAGGATGCGATTTTAATTCCATGTGTAGCTGTTCGCGTCACAAATAATTCTAGATCTTCATCAGGAATAGCGGCTCTTATTTGTTGCTTAACTACTTCTGCTTGCTGTTGCGATTCAACCAAAGCAAAAACTGTTGGGCCGGAACCAGACATCATCGTTCCTAAAACACCTTCCTGTGACGCAAACAATTCTCGCAGTTGCAGAACTTGGGGATATTCTGGTAAGACTACACGCTCTAGATCGTTATGCAATTTTTGAGCGATGTCTGCTGCATCTTTATTGGCTATGGCTTTCACTATCGGCCCGGAGTGAACTGCATTAGCACGAGCGATTAAGTCGGCATTATCTTTTATATATGTATTACCAAACTGCTGCCGATAAGTTTTGTACGCCCAAGCAGTGGAAACTTCTAAGCTCCGATATTTCGCCAATACTATATATATATTGTCTAAACTCGGCAGGGGAGAAAGTTGTTCGCCTCTACCTGTAGCAATTACCGTTCCACCTGCGATACAGAAGGGTACGTCTGAACCTAAGATTGCTCCTAATTCTTCGAGTTCTGTTTGAGTTAACCCCAAATTCCAGAGTAAATCTATCCCTACCAACACTGCTGCGGCGTTTGTCGAACCTCCAGCCAACCCAGCTGCTACCGGAATATGCTTGTCGATGGTAATTTCTACTCCACCATACTTGGCAAAGGTATCTGGAAATTCCTTCACCATGAGTTCAGCTGCACGGTAAGCCAGATTACTTTTATCTGTAGGTACTTGTGGGTGTTGGCTGTGGACGCGAATATTGTCTGTGCTAAGAGAACGCACGCTAATCTGGTCTGCGAGTTCGATACTTTGCAGTATCATCGCTAACTCATGAAATCCATCCGGGCGATCGCCAATGATTTCCAGATACAAGTTGATTTTAGCAGGGGCAATTAAGCTGTAAGAACGCATTTTCAAAAGGATGAAGGATAAAGGATGAAGCATGAAGTATGAAAGTTTTAGCCTTCAGACTTCAGACTTCCTACTTCATTAGCTAGAGTCACCCATTGGGAGACGCTGAGGTCTTCAGCGCGTACTTGGGGATTTATCTCTAATTGTTCCAGTAAGTGGGTCAGGCGATCGCGTTCTACTACTGGTTGTAAATTATTTCGTAACATTTTCCGCTTCGCCCCAAATCCTAGCTTGATCAAATTCTCTAATTTTCGCGGGTCGATTGCTGGTGTTTCTATCTGTCGAGGACGCAACCTAACTACTGCTGAATCGACTTTTGGTGCAGGATGAAATGCACTTGCGGGTACTGTACAAATTAACTCACATTCTGCCAGATATTGCACCCTAACGCTCAACGCTCCAAAAGTTTTTGAACCTGCTTTCGCATACAACCTTTCTGCTACTTCTTTTTGCACTAATAATACTATTGAATCAAACGGTTGAGGATTGGGATTAGCAATCGTACCCAGGAGTTTTTCGATTATCGGCCCGGTGATGTTATAGGGGATATTAGCAACTACTTTATTTTGATTTTGGAAATTAGGAAATGCTGCCAAGTTTTCATGTAAATCCAAAGTCAAAAAGTCCCCTTGTAATAGGAGAAAATTTTCTCTTTTACCTAATTGCTTTGCTAATAATGCACACAAATCCCGGTCGATTTCTACAGCCACTAACGATTGCACAAAAGGTAATAAACGACGAGTCAGAATACCCGTTCCCGGGCCAATCTCCAGAACGCGATCGCTCTCCTGACATTCCGCCGCCTTCACAATAGCGTCCAGAGCCTTCTCACTTTTGAGCCAATGCTGAGCAAAGACCTTGCGCGGTCGCACCATCTATTTTACCCTCCCTGTATGCTTTCTAGCGTTTACCTGAAAATTCGTTTCTTACTTTTTTCTTACTTTTTACTACCCATTTTTGTCTCGTTTTCCTGGCTTGGCTATTGACTTTTGAGCTTAAATATGGTTAAAAATGCCTAAATATAGAAACCTGCCAGCGCGGGTTTTGATAGACTTAGATTCGCCATAAGACATCAGAAAATCAAACTTTAACCATTTTCTATGAAGATGCGAACAAAGTGAAATTTAGGCGATCGCTTATTATAACTTGATATTAATTAAGAGAATTTTTAAACGCAGAGGGGCACAGAGGTAGTGCAGAGTAACGCCAAGGTTTAGAAATTTTATTCGTGACTATATTATGTAATTTCTCTCTGCGCCTCTGCGGCTCTGCGTGAGACAAAACTTTTATCGAAATCGGCCCCGATACCGTTGTATATATATATGGTATTTTGGAAAAATCTGAGATAAACACTTAACCCACCATGCCAGAAACACCTTCAGATAGCATTTGGATTGTCACCGATGACACCCCTCAAATTTCCATTCCTGACGATACAAAAGGCGGTATTACTAGAGGAGGTGACTGGAGAGAAGAAACAAGAGAAACTACGAGTAGTAAAGGGGCTGGAGATGCAGTGAGAGTTAGCGCCCAAAAATTAGAGCAAGAAATGTCTCACTTTCTGCAAGTAGTAGGACGCTTATTCAGCCGTGCAGAACAGCAAGCTAAAGTTAACTCTGGGATGCAGCTAGAAGAAATTGAACTCTCAGTAGAAATTAGTGGTGAAGGGGAAGTAAAGTTAATTGGCAGTGGTGCAAAAGCTAGCGGTAAAGGAGCAATTAAGCTGACCTTCAAACGACAAGAAGCAAAATGAGATGGTGAAGAATTGGGCGATTGCAATTGGTATTAACCGATATGATTTACTGCAACCGCTAAAATATGCCCAGCGGGATGCACAGTTAATGCAGGAATTTCTCCGCAATGAAGCAGGGTTTGAGACGATATACTTTTTCTGTGATGACTCCCCTGATATTGCTGGGAAATCGACTCGCCCCAACTGCACTAACTTACTGCGAATCTTGCGACAATTATTTGAAAATCCCTTCTTAGGTGCAGGAGATAACTTTTGGTTCTTCTTTAGTGGTCATGGCATACGCCACACTGACCGCGATTATCTCATGCCCTGTGATGGCGATCCAGAGGATATTGAAAACACCGCAATTTCCATTAACTCCAAGAAATCATATTTGCTCTCTTACCCAACTCCGAAATGCTCTCATCGCTGCATTCCTCCCCTCAGCTTTACTGCGCATTAAGTATTCAGGAATAATTTGAGTAATCGGTAAATTAGGAAAAATAGCACTAGCTGTAGATGCTACATATTTACTATTAATCAAAACATTAATTTCTAGTTTATTTCCCTTCCATCGCCATAATTCTGGCACACCCAATACCTCATAATTATTAAACCGAGTGCGAGAGGTAATATCAATTTCAATTGCTAAATCAGGAGGCGGATCGACTGTTAAATCAATTCTATCTTTACCGCGTACAGCCGCTTCATTTTGAATGTAGAAACAATCATCAGGTTCTACTCCAGCATCCATTTGTTCTTGGTCAAAAGTAGTAGAACCTAAACTCCAAAATTCCATATCGAGTTCTTCTAATAAGATTTCCACCAAATTGCCAATAATTTTTTTACTTACCTCATGCTCTGGAAGTGGAGCCATGATTTCTAACATTCCTTGACTGTAAGAGATGCGAGAATTGCGATTTTCACCCAATTCAGCCAAAAGAGCTTTGTATGCCGACCAGGATACATTTTTAATCAATAACTGATGACCGACAGGTACAATTAGTTGGTTGAGTTGAAGTAACATAACTTGCCTCGCTTCTACAGTTCACCTAACTAGTACCCACTCAATCATATTTTATCTCATGTCAGAAGGGTCATTGCGATCGCACTTTTTCACTCCCAATTTTAATTGTTTACTGTGGGACTTTGGGCTGATTAACAGGAATTTCAATCACAAATTCTGCTCCTTGTTCTGGTGCGGAATTACAAGATAACTTACCGCTATGTTTATCTACAACAATTTGGTAACTAATTGATAACCCTAATCCAGTCCCTTTACCTACATCTTTTGTAGTAAAGAAAGGGTCAAATAATTTCGAGCGAATTGCTGGAGGGATTCCCTTACCGTTATCTGAAATTCGGATAGCTACGCGATTCCGATCGATAACTTCTGTACAAATGCGAATTTGAGGATTGATAATTTGCTCACATTTAGTTACTAATGACTCTTCTAAAGCATCAATAGCATTACTTAAAATATTCATAAATACCTGATTTAATTGACCTGGGTAGCAATCAATTAAAGGAAGTTTAGCATATTCTTTAATTACCGAAATCTCTGGGTGATTTTGTTTAGATTTCAAGCGGTTGTGAAGAATCATCAGAGTACTATCAAGACCTTCATGGATGTCTACCTGCTTGAATTCAGCTTCATCTAAACGCGAAAAATTGCGGAGCGATAGGACTATTTCACGAATGCGTTGAGTACCTATCCGCATAGACTCTAGAAGTTTTACTAAGTCTTCTTTGAGAAAATCAAGGTCAATGTCGACAATTTCTGCTTGAATTTCTTCGGGAGGATCGGGGTAGTGTTGTTGATAGAGTTCTACTAATCGTAATAAGTCTTTGGTGTATTGACTGGCAGGAATTAAATTACCGTGAATGAAATTGACTGGATTGTTGATTTCATGAGCAACGCCTGCAACCATATTGCCTATTGAGGACATTTTCTCACTGTGGATGAGTTGGGTTTGGGTACGTTGGAGTTCGCTCAAGGTTGCTTCTAAGTTTTGTGCTTGTTGTTGTAATTTAATTTCCGCTTGTTTGCGCTCTGTAATGTCAGTTGATACACCCAAAATTTGCTTAATTTGTCCTTCATTATTCCGGTTGAATGGTGTCTCCCGAGTGTAGAGCCAGCACCACTCACAATTAGGACGTCTGACTCGAAATTCAAATTCAACAATATCGCCATCTTTGGCTGTAATAAATTTTTCATGGTGATGTCTGACTGTTTCCCAATCATCTGGATGCATAATGGTGGGAATCAGATTTTCTCCCATTTGCTGAATTTCTGTATTAGAGTAACCGATAAGAGTAGCAATTTCTTGATTTGCGTAAACATTGCGTTGTTCTTCTAAATCAAAAATGTAGAGAACATTAGGAGAAGAATCGGCAATGCGTTGAATAAAGTGTTGACTAGCTTGTAGTGCTTCTTCTGCTTGTTTGCGCTCTGTAATATTTAAAGTAGTTCCCACAAGCCGATAAATTCTACTTTCGCTATTTCGCAGAGGATTGATAGTAGTAAACCACCAGGTTTCTTTACCATCGAAACTCAAACATTCTTCATAAGAAATTGCACTACCAGCTTCTATACAGCGTTGATATCGCTGAGTTATTGCTGCACCTTCAATCGCTCCATGCAACTCTTCTGGAGTTTTACCAGTCATCTTTTCATGATTCACACCTACTATTTTTTCTGCTGCTGAGTTACAACCAGCAAAACGAAATGTACCACTTTCTAGCACATCGACAATAAATATTAATTGCGGAACCCCATCATAAATGCTGCGTAAAAACTGTTCTTGTTCTTGTAATCGAGCTTCTGCTTGTTTGCGTTCGCTAATATCACGAGTAATTGTTGCCAAACACAAAGGATCGCCAGTCTCTGAATTTTTAACTATGAACATATTAAAGTCAACTGGGATTGCTTCTTCAGTGGGAAAGTGTCGGAAACGATATTCTCCCTGCCATAAACCACGTTCTATAACAGCAGGTAAAATGTGCCGCCGCATATATTCTCTGTCTTCTGGTAAGATGCAATCAATAATTTTGAAGTCTTCTACTGCTGCTAAATTATCAATTCCAATTAGCTTTAATCCAGCTTCATTAATAAACATGGCTTTTCCTTCTAAGCTGGCAAAACCAATGAAGTCACTACTATTTTCAATCAGAGAAACAAATCTTTGCCGTTCCTGTTCAGTTTGCTTGCGTTCTGTGATGTCAGTTGCTGTTATCACTAACTGAGAAATGCGTGAGGTACTATCTAACAGAGGCGTGACATTTAATAACCACCAAGTTTCCTGGTCATGAATATAGAAAAACTCCTCATAAAATATGCTCTTGCCTGATTTGATACATTCGCGATAGCGTTGGCGATAGTAATGTGCCATATCAGCAGGTAGCGCCTCTGCCATTGTTTTTCCTACAAAGGATTCAAGGGGAATGGAACTATTTCTGAGCATGGCTGGATTGAATTTCACATAACGAAACTCTTCACCATCATCTAAAACATCCAAGACAAAAATGCCATAATCTACACCTTCCCAAATACTTTGTAAAAACTGTGCCTGCTCTTGTAGTTGTTGTTGTATTTTTTGGCGTTGGCGTAGCCCGTCGTAGACATCGCTAATATCAATTAAGCACCCATACCAAGTTGTTTCTCCAGCAGCTTGACGTTCTGGTCGGGAAAATGATTTTACCCATTTTTGCAAACCTACAGGAGTAATTATTCGCCAGTCTTGCTCAAAGTTTTCCAGCGTTTGGGCAGAGTAATTCATTGCTTGGAGTACTTGTGAAGTATCCTCCGGGTCAATTTGGGCAAACAATAAGGAAGCATCTTCTATAATCTGTTCCGGTTCGATTTCTAGAATTTCTCGACATCCTGAAGAAACATAGGGAAAAGACATTTGACCATCTGGTTGAAGGCAAAATTCGTACAGCATTCCCGGTACGTTATCTGCTAGTCGCTGTAATCTTGCTTCAGTAGTTTCTAACTCTTCATTGAGTTGTTTGAGTTCTGCTTCTACTTGCTTGCGGTCAGTAATATCTAATAGTACACCACAGAAGATAATCTCCCCTTGGTCGTTACGTATAGGAGTTGAGTCTCCTTGCCACCAAATAATTTCTCCGTTAGGTTTAATTAACCGTCCTTCGTAGTGCCAAGGAATGGAATTTTCCACTGTCTCTACTACTGAGGCCACATAGTTTTCAATATCTTCTGGATGCACGCGAGCCACAAAGCTATTGAAATCCTGTATCATATCTGCTGCTGTAATTCCCGCCAGTTCCCAGATAAAGTCGCTGATATAATCGACTCTCCAAACACCATTACGGTTGGTGAACTGAAAAATTGCACCTGGTACATTAGCGGTAATATTTCTTAAAAGCTTTTCGCTCTGTTTGCGATTAGCGATCGCTTCCGTACAGATGACGATCCCACCAACTGCACCAAAATCTTCGTACCAAGGATGAATCTCCCACTTCACCCATTCGATTTTCCCGTTTGCACCAGGAAAAGCATCTTCTGCGGATTCCTCAATCGCACCTGCTAAACAACGTTGGTAAATTTCCCGCCAATGTTGGGGAATTTGGGGGAATATTTCATAATGAGAGCGACCAATAATGTCTTCATCGCTCAAGCTATAATCTTCTCGCCACCGCCGACTAGCTGCGAGGTAACGCATTTGACGGTCAAATACAGCGATCGCAGCTGGAGTGTATTCTATAAACGAGCGCATCTGCTGTAGACTAGGTTCAACGCTATCCAAGCAGCGATTAGACTCTACTATCTGACGTAGTTCTATCAGCTCTTGTTGAAGAGATTCGTAAGTATTTTTATCTACAGAGATAAGATTGCAAGCCATAGTATTGTTACTTGCCAGCTAAGGAAATAAAGGCAACTACAGCACTTATTATTCCCAACTCATTTCAGCAAACAACATGATGGCTCAAGAATCTTCTTTGTGTCTTTGTGCCTTTGTGGTTCAATATTTTTTAACACAAAAACTAACTCAGTAATTCGCCCAACTGATGCTGAATCAACAATCCTTTAATTGTTGCATTTTCAGCCTTCAAAGCCTGTACTTCTGCTTCTAATTCACTAATTCTTGCCTTCAAGGCTTCCTTTGTTGTACCCTGTCTGTGAATGACAACTTCGCGATAAATTGCTAAATTTGCATCTTCGTTCATCCATCTTTGATATGTCTTGGTATGCTCTTGCACTGTATGTCCCATATAATCGGCCATCGTTTTAATGGGCACTTGTAGGCGATGTCCGCGGATTGCATAAGCGTGACGTAATTCATAGGGTCTAAACCCCAAATTAGTAACTCTAAATCTGATATAAAGTTTTGCCGTTTTATTACTTAATTTGCCTTCGTTGTAAGGAAATTTTATATTTTTTAAATCAAATAATTCCACCCAATGGGGATGTAATGGCGGAATTCCGCAACTGCGCTCGCCAGTTTTAGTACCCTCTGTCAAACTCGGATTTAGAGTTACTAAATGAAAAGTATTTTGAGTGTTAGTAAAGGCTTCTATATCTATCGCAAATAATTCATGTGGCCTTAAGCCATAAGTTGCTAACATCCCATAAGCCCATTGCCATTGTTCGGGTTGTGTTAGATTCTCTTTACTAGCATAAGCTGATAAAGGCAGCCCAATTTTAGTAAAGCCTTGGATAATTTCTTCATCTGATGGCACTTGGCGAATTGTTGGATATGGTTTAGGAGTTGCATAAGCATCAATTGTTTTTAAGCCATTAATTCCGCAAAACTCGCAAAACTTCTTCAGTTGCCATACTAAGAAAAACCTTCCTGATGTATTCGGTTTAGTTCTTTCTAATGCTTTCTCCAATGCATATGAAGACATAGGTAAATCTTGAGGAAGTTTTTTTAAATGCCTCATGTAATGAGTTTCCCAAGTTCGTATACCTTGACGATTCTTTTGATGAGTTTTCCAAAATTCTCGCTGATAATCTTCAATCCATTCACTAATAAGTTTCGGAGAATTTTCCTGTTCTGGTAAAGCTAGCTTTTGTGCTTGTTTACCTAATAACTCTGGTGTCCACCGAAATTGTTTTGTTATCAACAATAAATCTAATTCTCGTGCTTTTACTACTGCCGTTTTCACACCTAAATCATTCGCAGCAAACCCAAGCGAAATGGTATACTGCTTACTTGGACTACCATTTTTTCCAATATCGCCAGGTTTACAGGGAAAAGTCCCTTGTAAACCAATAGTTTTAACGCTAGTTAGCTTAAGTTTGACCTTCACTCTATCTAAACTTAATGCCGAGTTAGCTTGCCCAATAGCGTGTTTTATCCGAAGATATTCACGCTCTATCTTTACACTTTCATCTGATGGGGAAGATTTGGCTTTCCATTGTTTCCACTTAGATGGCTCCCATTGGTCAATTCCAACACCATCCCATTCAGCATTACGAGGGTCGTAGTTACTAGATTCATTGCTAGACATAAGCTGTTTTTGGCTAGAGAGTGAAGTGTTGCAATGGTAGTGAAGATAAGCAATTACACGCAGAAAGTACAGATGAGCAACTCCGTAGTTGAGGCTGGATAAACTGAATTAAAATTTACAATTTTATACGGAATAGCGCTCGATAACAGTGTATTTAATAGAACAACCCAACAACTTTAAAGCTATGAGTAACATGATAAACATAACTAGAAAGTACCTATTACCATTTTTTGTTGTGGCGATCGCAGCTAGCCTCAGCAGTTGTAGTTCTAGCCCTAGCTCTCGTCAGGATACTATTAGCGAAACGCCAGCGCCTACAGCAGCGCCTACCATAACGCCCACAACAACGCCAACGACATCTGACAGTGGATTATCCCCCTCCCCCAGCAAAAGCCCTAGTATGGCTCATCTGAGGGCGAAATCAGACGATGTTGAGACACCCTCACCTGCTGCAACTACGAAAGCTGCCACTAGCAAAACTACCAATGTCACCCTATACACAAGTGATGTTCAATGTCAACAACTAATTCCCCAAAAAGTTAGCGTACCAGCAGATGAACCCGTACAAGGCGCAGTGAGCAAAATTCTTGAGCAAAGAGATACAGGCGACTTTAACTTATCGAGTTATCGAGTCAGCGTGAAAAATGGCGTTGCTACAGTTGATTTTCGAGTAGCTCCAAACTCAAAACGGCAAATAGCTTCGCTTTCGAGTTGCGAACAATTTGCGCTGTTTGGTAGCCTCCGAAAAACATTGACAAGTAATCCTCAATGGAAAATTAAAGACGTGCGTTTTACCGAACGCGGTGAGGAAATTGTGTTTTAGTCATTTGTCATTAGTTAACAACTCTCTTTAGTGAATGAGCAAATAATTTTTTATTTCTCTGTGTCTCTGCGGTTAAATTTTTTGGTGAATTCTAGCTATTTTCATCCTTACCCTGATTATTAGATAAAAGCCATTGCTCAACCAACTCTGTCATAATGTCGCTCATTTGTCGCTCTTGAGAAGCTGCTACTGCTTTAAGTTTGCGATGCAGATGCTTAGGCAGATAAATGGTTGTGCGAGTATATTCTGGGTTAGTACTTTTGCTGTGGGAAGAAGGTTTATTTTCAGTTGGCTGTATATTGTCTCGTTGTTGACGGCTACGAGCAGCATCAATTAGATCGTCAAAGCGACTAGTTTTCTTCTTATTATTCAAAGTAAAAATTCTCCATATTTTAATTGTAAATAATCAACAGATGAAAGCGCCAGTTCCAGAAAAAATCCTCATTTTGAATTCTCTAATATCTCCTTTCCCACCTCAGCGTAACAACGCCATGCAATTTGCGCGTAAGAATCTTTAACAGCATTGACTGGTACTCCTTCTAAAGCGGCTCTTTGAAATACAGCCAACCGCCGAATTCCAGATTTAAATACAGGTAATCCTGCTTTTAATAAAGCTGCTCTAGCATCTTCTCCTGCTTTATTAGGATTTGGTGGAATCAGAGTCAGCAAAATACGATAATTTGTCTTAAATTGCTTCAGAGCTTCCACCATTTGCATTGTTGCAGCTAATGCGATCGCATCAGGAGTTGTCGGTATTACTAGCAAATCGCATCCCCTAGCAATCGTTTTTAGTTCATCTGGATCTGGTCTAGCTGGCGTATCAATCACAATATTTTCGTAGAGTTTTGCCAGAACTATTCCTTGCTTTTCATCAGCAACTTTGAATGGTAAACAACCTCGATTTGACCAATCCAAAGCACTGCGGTTGAGGTCGCCGTCTACTAGCAGTGTATCAGCTGTGTTTTGAAGATATGTAGCCAGGTGTAGCGCTGTAGTTGATTTGCCAACACCCCCCTTAAACGCCGCCACAGTAATAATCATTTTGAATTTACAAGCAAATAATCCCAAGATTCTACTGCATAACCTAAACATCTGGACATTTTTAAAATGTCTAAACATCTAGATGTTGAAAGTTTTAAATATTCAGATGTTTTGCTAATTAATATTAAGTATGCATACAATTAACTTCTCATTATTTAGTATACTTAATATATTAAGTAAAATATAGAGATAAAAGAATAAAATAAGACTAAGTGTAAAAACTAAACTGTTTAGTTTTGTGCTTCTCCTTTCACAGGCAACACAATCGTAAATTCTGTTCCTCGATCGAGTGTGGAATCAACTTTGATCGCCCCACCATGTTTTTCCACGACAATTTGATGAGCGATCGCTAATCCTAATCCAGTACCTTTACCCAGTTCCTTTGTAGTGAACATACAGTCAAAAATCCGCTGTCTCACCTCGTCTGACATCCCAATGCCATTATCTGCAATCCGAATGATGACAAAATCCGGCTCTAGCATTTCCGTAGAAACCTCGATGAAAAGGGAATTATCTACTCGCTTTCCCTGCTGCCAAGCTTCTTCTAACGCATCAATGGCATTAGCCAGGATATTCATAAACACTTGATTGAGTTGTCCGGGAAAGCATTCAATCTTTGGTAAAGGAGAGTATTGTCTGTTGACTTTAATTTCCGGTCGCTGTCCCAAACTTTTCAGGCGGTGTCGCAAAATTAGTAAAGTACTATCCAGTCCTTGATGTATGTCAACTTCAAGCTTGACAGCTGTATCAGTGCGGGCAAAGTTTCGCAGCGATACAGAAATCTCTTTAATGCGCTCCGTGCTTAACTGCATAGAATTGAGGAGGTTTGGCAAATCTTCGAGAATGAACTCCAGATCTGTTTGCGCGATCGCCTCTTGAATAGCTTCTGGCAGTTGCTCGTAATATTGCTGGCATAATTGTAAGATGTTAGTAATATCAGAAACATACTCTTGAGCCGGGATCGTATTGCTGATGATGCAGCTAATGGGATTATTCATTTCATGGGCAACCCCTGCCATCAGTTGACCAAGCATTGATAGCTTTTCTTGCTGTACCAGTTGCACTTGTGCCTTAGCTAACTCCGCTGTTCGTTCT
The genomic region above belongs to Calothrix sp. NIES-2098 and contains:
- a CDS encoding site-specific recombinase XerD-like protein encodes the protein MSSNESSNYDPRNAEWDGVGIDQWEPSKWKQWKAKSSPSDESVKIEREYLRIKHAIGQANSALSLDRVKVKLKLTSVKTIGLQGTFPCKPGDIGKNGSPSKQYTISLGFAANDLGVKTAVVKARELDLLLITKQFRWTPELLGKQAQKLALPEQENSPKLISEWIEDYQREFWKTHQKNRQGIRTWETHYMRHLKKLPQDLPMSSYALEKALERTKPNTSGRFFLVWQLKKFCEFCGINGLKTIDAYATPKPYPTIRQVPSDEEIIQGFTKIGLPLSAYASKENLTQPEQWQWAYGMLATYGLRPHELFAIDIEAFTNTQNTFHLVTLNPSLTEGTKTGERSCGIPPLHPHWVELFDLKNIKFPYNEGKLSNKTAKLYIRFRVTNLGFRPYELRHAYAIRGHRLQVPIKTMADYMGHTVQEHTKTYQRWMNEDANLAIYREVVIHRQGTTKEALKARISELEAEVQALKAENATIKGLLIQHQLGELLS
- a CDS encoding helix-turn-helix protein, CopG: MNNKKKTSRFDDLIDAARSRQQRDNIQPTENKPSSHSKSTNPEYTRTTIYLPKHLHRKLKAVAASQERQMSDIMTELVEQWLLSNNQGKDENS
- a CDS encoding cobyrinic acid a,c-diamide synthase, whose amino-acid sequence is MFRHFKNVQMFRLCSRILGLFACKFKMIITVAAFKGGVGKSTTALHLATYLQNTADTLLVDGDLNRSALDWSNRGCLPFKVADEKQGIVLAKLYENIVIDTPARPDPDELKTIARGCDLLVIPTTPDAIALAATMQMVEALKQFKTNYRILLTLIPPNPNKAGEDARAALLKAGLPVFKSGIRRLAVFQRAALEGVPVNAVKDSYAQIAWRCYAEVGKEILENSK
- a CDS encoding response regulator receiver sensor signal transduction histidine kinase; amino-acid sequence: MKDSDFVLIVDDNPTNLSVLSQALKGAGFAVRVAEDGESAIELVQHKPPALILLDVQMPGIDGFETCQRLKADPLTQAIPIIFMTALTDTENKVKGLSLGAVDYIPKPFEQAEVIARVRSHLQLKQLSDRLEQRVAERTAELAKAQVQLVQQEKLSMLGQLMAGVAHEMNNPISCIISNTIPAQEYVSDITNILQLCQQYYEQLPEAIQEAIAQTDLEFILEDLPNLLNSMQLSTERIKEISVSLRNFARTDTAVKLEVDIHQGLDSTLLILRHRLKSLGQRPEIKVNRQYSPLPKIECFPGQLNQVFMNILANAIDALEEAWQQGKRVDNSLFIEVSTEMLEPDFVIIRIADNGIGMSDEVRQRIFDCMFTTKELGKGTGLGLAIAHQIVVEKHGGAIKVDSTLDRGTEFTIVLPVKGEAQN